The window TACTAGTTGAGAGTTCAAGCACGGCTCTCTCAACTAGCTGGTGCTCCTGCGCACTCAGCCTGTCAAGCACGGTCGAATCGACCTTAGCCGCACGTCCGTCCACTAGCGTAATGGGCAAAGCGAAGTAATCCACCGTATCTTTTAATTTTTTCTGCGCGGCAGATCCGTTCTCCAGGCCGGGCAGATAAACAAAAGCAGGTAGTGGATCGGTTGATTCACGATGAATACTACGCAAGACTTGTTCAGCAAACCTGTAGCCTGCCAAAGCCATCGACAGAGTAGCCGAGCCTGCACCCTCCTTGGCTTTGACAACTTCATCCCCACCAAACTGCACACGGTGTACAAACTTTCCATACTCTGCGCCAAGCGCCGCGTTTAGAGACGAGCCGAGCAACACCGGAACAATGGTGGTCCCTGAATGTCCGCCAATAACCGTAACATCCTTCTGCATACGAGTCTTATCGAACTGACGCGTCAATCCGCCCCGTTTTGACGCGTTGAGATAATCGGCCAAGAAAGTCTCCGCACGCACCACGTCCAACGTGGTGACCCCCATGACGTTCCCCGCGCTGAAACATCCCGCGGCTTTGAGAGTCTCGGCGGCTATGGGCACCGTGGAATTAACGGGGTTCGAGATGACAAGCACCCGCGCCGATGGACAGTATTGAGCGATCGAGCTGCAGATGCCGCGCACGATGCCAGcattgatcttgaaaaggTCGTCCCTGGTCATCCCTGGTTTCCGTGGAACCCCGGCGGGAATAAGCACTACCTGCGCTCCCTTAAGCGCTTGCCCG of the Torulaspora delbrueckii CBS 1146 chromosome 7, complete genome genome contains:
- the MDH3 gene encoding malate dehydrogenase MDH3 (similar to Saccharomyces cerevisiae MDH3 (YDL078C); ancestral locus Anc_2.392); translation: MVKVAVVGASGGIGQPLSLLLKLNPYVSELALYDVRLAKGVAQDLSHISTNAECRGYDKEEIGQALKGAQVVLIPAGVPRKPGMTRDDLFKINAGIVRGICSSIAQYCPSARVLVISNPVNSTVPIAAETLKAAGCFSAGNVMGVTTLDVVRAETFLADYLNASKRGGLTRQFDKTRMQKDVTVIGGHSGTTIVPVLLGSSLNAALGAEYGKFVHRVQFGGDEVVKAKEGAGSATLSMALAGYRFAEQVLRSIHRESTDPLPAFVYLPGLENGSAAQKKLKDTVDYFALPITLVDGRAAKVDSTVLDRLSAQEHQLVERAVLELSTSIQKGTGFVVGGSKL